DNA from Roseomonas gilardii subsp. gilardii:
GCAGATACAGATCCAGCCGCGCCATTCGGCGGGCAGCCGCGCGGCCTTGGCCCGGGCCTGGGCCGGGTCCATTTTCCGCAGGAAGGTGGCACCCAGCAACGCGGCGCCCGTGAGGGCGAGGATCAGCCCCAGGGCCAGCGGGAAGAAACCCGGCCCCATGCGGGTGAAGCTGCCGATCTGGTAGCTCTGCGCGTGGTAGGCCGAAGCAAGGCCGACTGCGAGTAGTATGAAGCTGCCGCAATAATCCCGATATTGTGGAGATGTCAGTTTGTTCATTGAACATTCCCAGGGAATTTATTGATTCGCGATAGCGTATTTCCAAGTAAATCCCCTCGCAAGGACTTGCGGTGCTGAATGGTGCAGACGGTTGGTTGCTGACATGCGGCG
Protein-coding regions in this window:
- a CDS encoding tripartite tricarboxylate transporter TctB family protein — encoded protein: MNKLTSPQYRDYCGSFILLAVGLASAYHAQSYQIGSFTRMGPGFFPLALGLILALTGAALLGATFLRKMDPAQARAKAARLPAEWRGWICICLSVVAFAVLGEETGLVPATFACVFIAALGDRENRLHEILLLATGVTIAGVLVFWWGLGILFPLFSRDFI